The following are encoded together in the Acetobacter vaccinii genome:
- a CDS encoding NAD(P)H-dependent flavin oxidoreductase — MKAINTLRMGGAEILPLVEGGKGVSVSTGVSAGAWAAAGGAGTVSIVNADSYDAQGNPVPQVYKGRTRRERHEELVEYAVRGGIAQARIAHEMAGGRGRIHANILWEMGAAERVITGVMEGAPGLIHGLTCGAGMPYRLAEIAVRFGVHYYPIVSSGRAFNALWKRSFHKAPELLGGVVYEDPWRAGGHNGLSNTENPLNPEDPYPRVLALRQVMRGFGLNDVPIIMAGGVWWLEEWEDWIDNPELGPIVFQFGTRPLLTRESPIPDAWKQRLRTLKQGDVHLNKFSPTGFYSSAVNNGFLQELKGRSERQVPFASEVEGALSASYGIGPRKREVFLAPDDVPRVQQWEAQGYTEALRTPDSTLIFVTPDRAREILADQADCMGCLSECQFSNWSQRGPGYTNGHKADPRSFCIQKTLQTVAHASGEDQDKIVDSNLMFGGTNAWRFATDPFYADGFVPTVGQLVERIMTGR; from the coding sequence ATGAAGGCGATCAACACGCTGCGCATGGGGGGGGCTGAAATCCTGCCGCTGGTTGAAGGCGGCAAAGGGGTTTCCGTATCCACCGGTGTATCGGCTGGGGCATGGGCTGCGGCTGGCGGTGCTGGTACGGTGTCCATTGTTAATGCCGACAGCTACGATGCGCAGGGCAACCCGGTGCCGCAGGTGTATAAGGGCCGCACACGCCGCGAACGGCATGAAGAACTGGTTGAATACGCCGTGCGCGGTGGTATTGCCCAGGCCAGAATTGCTCATGAAATGGCGGGTGGTCGTGGTCGTATCCATGCCAATATCCTGTGGGAAATGGGTGCGGCTGAACGGGTTATTACCGGTGTCATGGAAGGTGCGCCGGGGCTGATCCATGGCCTGACCTGTGGCGCGGGCATGCCGTATCGTCTTGCTGAAATCGCGGTGCGGTTTGGGGTGCATTATTACCCGATCGTGTCGTCCGGCCGGGCGTTCAATGCATTGTGGAAGCGTTCCTTTCACAAAGCTCCAGAATTGCTCGGCGGCGTGGTGTATGAGGACCCCTGGCGGGCTGGTGGACATAACGGCCTGTCCAACACGGAAAACCCGCTGAACCCGGAAGACCCTTACCCTCGCGTTCTGGCATTGCGTCAGGTCATGCGCGGGTTTGGTCTGAATGATGTGCCGATCATTATGGCCGGTGGTGTCTGGTGGTTGGAAGAGTGGGAAGACTGGATTGACAACCCCGAGCTCGGGCCGATTGTTTTCCAGTTCGGCACCCGTCCGCTGCTGACACGCGAAAGCCCTATTCCTGATGCCTGGAAGCAGCGTTTGCGCACCCTCAAGCAGGGCGATGTGCATCTGAACAAGTTTTCGCCTACCGGCTTCTATTCGTCAGCGGTCAATAACGGCTTCTTGCAGGAGCTGAAAGGCCGGTCCGAACGGCAGGTGCCGTTTGCAAGCGAGGTCGAGGGTGCATTGAGCGCGTCCTACGGTATCGGGCCGCGCAAGCGCGAGGTGTTTCTGGCCCCTGATGATGTGCCGCGGGTGCAGCAGTGGGAGGCTCAGGGCTATACCGAAGCCTTACGGACACCCGACTCGACCCTGATTTTTGTCACTCCTGATCGGGCGCGCGAGATTCTGGCCGATCAGGCCGACTGCATGGGCTGCCTGTCTGAATGCCAGTTTTCCAACTGGAGCCAGCGTGGGCCGGGCTATACCAATGGCCACAAGGCCGACCCGCGTTCTTTCTGCATTCAGAAAACACTCCAGACCGTGGCGCATGCCAGTGGCGAGGATCAGGACAAGATTGTGGATAGCAATCTGATGTTTGGCGGCACCAATGCCTGGCGCTTTGCAACAGACCCGTTCTACGCCGATGGGTTTGTGCCTACAGTTGGCCAGTTGGTTGAGCGGATTATGACTGGCCGCTGA